In a single window of the Carassius carassius chromosome 26, fCarCar2.1, whole genome shotgun sequence genome:
- the klhl42 gene encoding kelch-like protein 42 isoform X1: MTSPEQIIEIVMDDKTYNVSKSKLIEKSDYFRALYSSGMRESAEESVQLRGLSAPGLELVLEFINTSQVQVANETLEDLIETASFLQVTSILKLLLSEIKQENCVELFKLSDVYGMHDLRKACLKFMSCYYHPMLRRPEFRMLPAPLRDQIRDMRMKGTATLVAIGDFTDTCLDLANQDEPWSMLRYNELEQRWKPLANNLPQDMINVRGYGSAVLDNYLFIVGGYRMTSQEISVAHCYNPCKNEWNHVAPLNQKRYDSLLICPFVVVCPVHVSALSVSRSNFKLLAVSGKLYAVGGHCLSTVECYSPEQDWWTCVASLPDPLAEFSACECQGMIYVMGGYTSRDRNTNVLRYCPASDSWSVFRSCSAHVRKQQMLSVEDTIYLVGGYTHELEPAELGRRRLSQTEDMLTVQSYNVQTGEWLQLKENTSKSGLNLTCTLHNDGIYIMSRDVSLPTSLEHRVFLKYNIFSDAWEAFRRFPALGQNMLLCSLYLPNVL; the protein is encoded by the exons ATGACATCCCCCGAGCAGATCATCGAGATCGTGATGGATGACAAGACGTACAATGTGAGTAAAAGCAAGCTGATCGAGAAGAGCGATTACTTCCGCGCGCTCTACAGCTCCGGGATGCGCGAGTCCGCGGAGGAGTCGGTGCAGCTGCGGGGACTGAGCGCGCCGGGGCTGGAGCTCGTGCTGGAGTTCATCAACACCTCCCAAGTTCAGGTGGCCAACGAGACTCTGGAGGACCTGATCGAGACCGCGTCCTTCCTGCAGGTCACTTCCATTTTAAAGCTGCTGCTGTCGGAAATCAAGCAGGAGAACTGCGTCGAGCTCTTCAAGCTCTCTGATGTCTACGGGATGCACGATCTCAGAAAAGCTTGTTTGAAATTCATGAGCTGCTATTATCACCCCATGCTGCGCAGGCCGGAGTTCAGGATGCTGCCAGCTCCCCTGCGGGATCAGATCCGAGATATGCGCATGAAAGGCACGGCCACTTTAGTTGCAATAGGAGATTTCACTGACACCTGTCTGGACCTGGCAAATCAAGACGAGCCTTGGTCTATGTTGAGGTATAACGAGCTAGAACAACGCTGGAAACCTCTAGCCAACAATCTTCCCCAGGACATGATCAATGTCCGAGGATATGGATCTGCTGTGCTGGACAACTACTTGTTCATTGTTGGTGGATACAGAATGACAAGCCAGGAGATCTCTGTGGCCCACTGCTACAACCCCTGCAAGAACGAGTGGAACCATGTGGCACCTTTGAACCAGAAGAGGTACGATTCACTCTTGATCTGTCCATTTGTTGTGGTTTGTCCAGTACATGTAAGCGCTCTTTCTGTGTCCAGATCCAACTTCAAGCTCCTGGCCGTGAGTGGGAAGCTGTATGCGGTCGGAGGACACTGTCTGAGTACGGTGGAGTGTTATAGTCCCGAGCAGGACTGGTGGACGTGTGTGGCGTCTCTGCCTGATCCTCTCGCTGAGTTCTCTGCCTGTGAGTGTCAGGGCATGATCTACGTCATGGGCGGTTATACCTCTAGAG ATAGGAACACCAATGTACTGCGTTACTGCCCCGCCTCAGACTCGTGGTCCGTGTTCCGTTCCTGTTCGGCTCATGTGCGCAAGCAGCAGATGCTCTCAGTGGAGGACACCATCTACCTGGTGGGTGGCTACACACACGAGCTAGAACCTGCAGAACTGGGGCGGCGGAGACTCAGCCAGACAGAGGACATGCTGACGGTACAGTCTTACAACGTGCAGACGGGAGAATGGTTGCAACTTAAGGAAAATACATCAAAGTCTGGCTTAAACCTCACCTGCACGCTACACAACGACGGCATCTACATTATGAGCAGAGATGTCAGTCTGCCCACCAGCCTGGAGCACCGCGTCTTCCTCAAGTACAACATTTTCTCAGATGCCTGGGAGGCTTTCAGACGTTTTCCTGCTCTGGGACAGAACATGCTGCTTTGCTCTCTCTACCTACCCAATGTCCTATGA
- the klhl42 gene encoding kelch-like protein 42 isoform X3: MTSPEQIIEIVMDDKTYNVSKSKLIEKSDYFRALYSSGMRESAEESVQLRGLSAPGLELVLEFINTSQVQVANETLEDLIETASFLQVTSILKLLLSEIKQENCVELFKLSDVYGMHDLRKACLKFMSCYYHPMLRRPEFRMLPAPLRDQIRDMRMKGTATLVAIGDFTDTCLDLANQDEPWSMLRYNELEQRWKPLANNLPQDMINVRGYGSAVLDNYLFIVGGYRMTSQEISVAHCYNPCKNEWNHVAPLNQKRSNFKLLAVSGKLYAVGGHCLSTVECYSPEQDWWTCVASLPDPLAEFSAYRNTNVLRYCPASDSWSVFRSCSAHVRKQQMLSVEDTIYLVGGYTHELEPAELGRRRLSQTEDMLTVQSYNVQTGEWLQLKENTSKSGLNLTCTLHNDGIYIMSRDVSLPTSLEHRVFLKYNIFSDAWEAFRRFPALGQNMLLCSLYLPNVL, encoded by the exons ATGACATCCCCCGAGCAGATCATCGAGATCGTGATGGATGACAAGACGTACAATGTGAGTAAAAGCAAGCTGATCGAGAAGAGCGATTACTTCCGCGCGCTCTACAGCTCCGGGATGCGCGAGTCCGCGGAGGAGTCGGTGCAGCTGCGGGGACTGAGCGCGCCGGGGCTGGAGCTCGTGCTGGAGTTCATCAACACCTCCCAAGTTCAGGTGGCCAACGAGACTCTGGAGGACCTGATCGAGACCGCGTCCTTCCTGCAGGTCACTTCCATTTTAAAGCTGCTGCTGTCGGAAATCAAGCAGGAGAACTGCGTCGAGCTCTTCAAGCTCTCTGATGTCTACGGGATGCACGATCTCAGAAAAGCTTGTTTGAAATTCATGAGCTGCTATTATCACCCCATGCTGCGCAGGCCGGAGTTCAGGATGCTGCCAGCTCCCCTGCGGGATCAGATCCGAGATATGCGCATGAAAGGCACGGCCACTTTAGTTGCAATAGGAGATTTCACTGACACCTGTCTGGACCTGGCAAATCAAGACGAGCCTTGGTCTATGTTGAGGTATAACGAGCTAGAACAACGCTGGAAACCTCTAGCCAACAATCTTCCCCAGGACATGATCAATGTCCGAGGATATGGATCTGCTGTGCTGGACAACTACTTGTTCATTGTTGGTGGATACAGAATGACAAGCCAGGAGATCTCTGTGGCCCACTGCTACAACCCCTGCAAGAACGAGTGGAACCATGTGGCACCTTTGAACCAGAAGAG ATCCAACTTCAAGCTCCTGGCCGTGAGTGGGAAGCTGTATGCGGTCGGAGGACACTGTCTGAGTACGGTGGAGTGTTATAGTCCCGAGCAGGACTGGTGGACGTGTGTGGCGTCTCTGCCTGATCCTCTCGCTGAGTTCTCTGCCT ATAGGAACACCAATGTACTGCGTTACTGCCCCGCCTCAGACTCGTGGTCCGTGTTCCGTTCCTGTTCGGCTCATGTGCGCAAGCAGCAGATGCTCTCAGTGGAGGACACCATCTACCTGGTGGGTGGCTACACACACGAGCTAGAACCTGCAGAACTGGGGCGGCGGAGACTCAGCCAGACAGAGGACATGCTGACGGTACAGTCTTACAACGTGCAGACGGGAGAATGGTTGCAACTTAAGGAAAATACATCAAAGTCTGGCTTAAACCTCACCTGCACGCTACACAACGACGGCATCTACATTATGAGCAGAGATGTCAGTCTGCCCACCAGCCTGGAGCACCGCGTCTTCCTCAAGTACAACATTTTCTCAGATGCCTGGGAGGCTTTCAGACGTTTTCCTGCTCTGGGACAGAACATGCTGCTTTGCTCTCTCTACCTACCCAATGTCCTATGA
- the klhl42 gene encoding kelch-like protein 42 isoform X2 produces the protein MTSPEQIIEIVMDDKTYNVSKSKLIEKSDYFRALYSSGMRESAEESVQLRGLSAPGLELVLEFINTSQVQVANETLEDLIETASFLQVTSILKLLLSEIKQENCVELFKLSDVYGMHDLRKACLKFMSCYYHPMLRRPEFRMLPAPLRDQIRDMRMKGTATLVAIGDFTDTCLDLANQDEPWSMLRYNELEQRWKPLANNLPQDMINVRGYGSAVLDNYLFIVGGYRMTSQEISVAHCYNPCKNEWNHVAPLNQKRSNFKLLAVSGKLYAVGGHCLSTVECYSPEQDWWTCVASLPDPLAEFSACECQGMIYVMGGYTSRDRNTNVLRYCPASDSWSVFRSCSAHVRKQQMLSVEDTIYLVGGYTHELEPAELGRRRLSQTEDMLTVQSYNVQTGEWLQLKENTSKSGLNLTCTLHNDGIYIMSRDVSLPTSLEHRVFLKYNIFSDAWEAFRRFPALGQNMLLCSLYLPNVL, from the exons ATGACATCCCCCGAGCAGATCATCGAGATCGTGATGGATGACAAGACGTACAATGTGAGTAAAAGCAAGCTGATCGAGAAGAGCGATTACTTCCGCGCGCTCTACAGCTCCGGGATGCGCGAGTCCGCGGAGGAGTCGGTGCAGCTGCGGGGACTGAGCGCGCCGGGGCTGGAGCTCGTGCTGGAGTTCATCAACACCTCCCAAGTTCAGGTGGCCAACGAGACTCTGGAGGACCTGATCGAGACCGCGTCCTTCCTGCAGGTCACTTCCATTTTAAAGCTGCTGCTGTCGGAAATCAAGCAGGAGAACTGCGTCGAGCTCTTCAAGCTCTCTGATGTCTACGGGATGCACGATCTCAGAAAAGCTTGTTTGAAATTCATGAGCTGCTATTATCACCCCATGCTGCGCAGGCCGGAGTTCAGGATGCTGCCAGCTCCCCTGCGGGATCAGATCCGAGATATGCGCATGAAAGGCACGGCCACTTTAGTTGCAATAGGAGATTTCACTGACACCTGTCTGGACCTGGCAAATCAAGACGAGCCTTGGTCTATGTTGAGGTATAACGAGCTAGAACAACGCTGGAAACCTCTAGCCAACAATCTTCCCCAGGACATGATCAATGTCCGAGGATATGGATCTGCTGTGCTGGACAACTACTTGTTCATTGTTGGTGGATACAGAATGACAAGCCAGGAGATCTCTGTGGCCCACTGCTACAACCCCTGCAAGAACGAGTGGAACCATGTGGCACCTTTGAACCAGAAGAG ATCCAACTTCAAGCTCCTGGCCGTGAGTGGGAAGCTGTATGCGGTCGGAGGACACTGTCTGAGTACGGTGGAGTGTTATAGTCCCGAGCAGGACTGGTGGACGTGTGTGGCGTCTCTGCCTGATCCTCTCGCTGAGTTCTCTGCCTGTGAGTGTCAGGGCATGATCTACGTCATGGGCGGTTATACCTCTAGAG ATAGGAACACCAATGTACTGCGTTACTGCCCCGCCTCAGACTCGTGGTCCGTGTTCCGTTCCTGTTCGGCTCATGTGCGCAAGCAGCAGATGCTCTCAGTGGAGGACACCATCTACCTGGTGGGTGGCTACACACACGAGCTAGAACCTGCAGAACTGGGGCGGCGGAGACTCAGCCAGACAGAGGACATGCTGACGGTACAGTCTTACAACGTGCAGACGGGAGAATGGTTGCAACTTAAGGAAAATACATCAAAGTCTGGCTTAAACCTCACCTGCACGCTACACAACGACGGCATCTACATTATGAGCAGAGATGTCAGTCTGCCCACCAGCCTGGAGCACCGCGTCTTCCTCAAGTACAACATTTTCTCAGATGCCTGGGAGGCTTTCAGACGTTTTCCTGCTCTGGGACAGAACATGCTGCTTTGCTCTCTCTACCTACCCAATGTCCTATGA
- the cwf19l1 gene encoding CWF19-like protein 1 isoform X2: protein MKNMDPAELIKQPQDVTENPYRKPLKDGKKEKPPPSMTGAEEEPAPQFFFDLAQNKPQHQQRHGRKRQTDGDRPNYPKQPRRPPQPTGPCWFCLASPEVEKHLVISIGTHCYMALAKGGLTPDHVLLLPIGHYQSVVDLASEVVEEMEKYKSAIKKFCKSRGQRCILFERNYRSQHLQLQVVPVSMEKCSTEDIKEAFMTQAEEQQMELMEIPAHTDLKQIAPPGTPYFYVELDTGEKLFYRIKKNFPLQFGREVLASEALLNIPMRADWRECKCTKEEEEDLAKQMRSDFEPFDFALDD from the exons ATGAAAAACATGGACCCTGCAGAGTTAATCAAGCAGCCTCAGGATGTCACAGAAAATCCCTACAGGAAACCTTTGaaagatggaaagaaagaaaagccaCCACCATCAATGACAGGCGCAGAg GAGGAACCAGCACCCCAGTTCTTTTTTGATCTGGCCCAGAATAAACCACAGCACCAGCAGCGTCACGGCCGGAAGAGACAAACAGACGGAGACAGACCTAACTATCCCAAACAGCCCCGAAGACCCC CACAGCCCACTGGACCCTGTTGGTTCTGCCTTGCGAGTCCAGAAGTCGAGAAGCACTTGGTTATAAGCATCGGAACACAC TGTTACATGGCTCTTGCTAAGGGTGGTCTCACTCCTGACCATGTTCTCCTGCTGCCCATTGGACATTACCAGTCAGTGGTGGATTTGGCATCGGAGGTGGTTGAAGAGATGGAGAAATACAAGAGTGCAATCAAGAAGTTCTGTAAAAGCAGAGGCCAACGGTGCATCCTGTTTGAGAGGAACTACCGCAGCCAGCACCTTCAACTACAG GTAGTGCCGGTGTCCATGGAGAAGTGCAGTACAGAAGACATCAAGGAGGCGTTCATGACACAAGCCGAAGAGCAGCAGATGGAGCTGATGGAGATTCCAGCTCATACAGACCTCAAACAG ATCGCTCCACCGGGAACGCCCTACTTTTACGTGGAGCTGGATACAGGCGAGAAGCTGTTTTATCGCATCAAGAAAAATTTCCCTTTGCAGTTTGGCAG GGAAGTGTTAGCAAGTGAGGCGCTGTTGAACATCCCCATGCGTGCCGACTGGAGAGAGTGCAAGTGTAcaaaagaggaggaagaggatctGGCCAAACAAATGCGCTCGGACTTTGAGCCCTTTGACTTCGCACTCGATGACTAA
- the cwf19l1 gene encoding CWF19-like protein 1 isoform X1, with product MEEKPLRVLACGDVEGRINPLFNRVDAIQKKSGQFDLLLCVGEFFGSSPEAEAEWEPYKSGAKKAPIHTYILGAASQETVKYFPNSDGCELAENITCLGRRGIFTGASGLQIAYVSGREAQHEPAPSHCFTSKDIAALVAPLLSNSKFRGVDVLLTSQWPRGVWQYGNSPETDTKFCGVSSIADLADKLKPRYHFAGLEAVHYERLPYRNHVVLQENAQHVSRFIALATVNNTAKKKYLYAFNIIPMKNMDPAELIKQPQDVTENPYRKPLKDGKKEKPPPSMTGAEEEPAPQFFFDLAQNKPQHQQRHGRKRQTDGDRPNYPKQPRRPPQPTGPCWFCLASPEVEKHLVISIGTHCYMALAKGGLTPDHVLLLPIGHYQSVVDLASEVVEEMEKYKSAIKKFCKSRGQRCILFERNYRSQHLQLQVVPVSMEKCSTEDIKEAFMTQAEEQQMELMEIPAHTDLKQIAPPGTPYFYVELDTGEKLFYRIKKNFPLQFGREVLASEALLNIPMRADWRECKCTKEEEEDLAKQMRSDFEPFDFALDD from the exons ATGGAAGAAAAGCCTTTACGAGT GCTCGCATGTGGTGACGTTGAAGGAAGAATAAATCCTCTGTTCAACCGAGTGGACGCCATTCAGAAGAAGAGCGGGCAGTTTGAT CTGCTGCTGTGTGTTGGTGAATTTTTTGGAAGTTCTCCTGAGGCTGAAGCAGAATGGGAACCATACAAATCTGGTGCCAAAAAGG CACCCATTCACACATACATTCTCGGCGCAGCCAGCCAAGAGACTGTGAAGTATTTCCCAAACTCTGATGGCTGCGAGTTGGCAGAAAACATCACATGTTTGG gtcgAAGGGGCATTTTCACCGGGGCATCGGGGCTTCAGATCGCCTATGTCAGTGGCAGAGAAGCTCAACATGAACCTGCTCCCTCACACTGCTTCACCTCTAAAGACATTGCAGCCCTGGTGGCCCCGCTTCTGTCTAACTCCAAATTTCGAGGAGTGGACGTTCTCCTGACCTCGCAGTGGCCTCGAGGCGTGTGGCAGTATGGAAACAGTCCC GAAACCGATACAAAGTTTTGTGGGGTTTCGTCCATCGCAGATCTCGCTGACAAGCTGAAGCCCCGCTATCATTTTGCTGGACTGGAAGCGGTCCATTATGAGAGGCTTCCTTACAG GAATCACGTGGTCCTTCAAGAGAATGCTCAGCATGTCAGCAGATTCATCGCTTTGGCAACTGTCAACAATACTGCCAAAAAGAAG TATTTGTATGCGTTCAACATTATCCCGATGAAAAACATGGACCCTGCAGAGTTAATCAAGCAGCCTCAGGATGTCACAGAAAATCCCTACAGGAAACCTTTGaaagatggaaagaaagaaaagccaCCACCATCAATGACAGGCGCAGAg GAGGAACCAGCACCCCAGTTCTTTTTTGATCTGGCCCAGAATAAACCACAGCACCAGCAGCGTCACGGCCGGAAGAGACAAACAGACGGAGACAGACCTAACTATCCCAAACAGCCCCGAAGACCCC CACAGCCCACTGGACCCTGTTGGTTCTGCCTTGCGAGTCCAGAAGTCGAGAAGCACTTGGTTATAAGCATCGGAACACAC TGTTACATGGCTCTTGCTAAGGGTGGTCTCACTCCTGACCATGTTCTCCTGCTGCCCATTGGACATTACCAGTCAGTGGTGGATTTGGCATCGGAGGTGGTTGAAGAGATGGAGAAATACAAGAGTGCAATCAAGAAGTTCTGTAAAAGCAGAGGCCAACGGTGCATCCTGTTTGAGAGGAACTACCGCAGCCAGCACCTTCAACTACAG GTAGTGCCGGTGTCCATGGAGAAGTGCAGTACAGAAGACATCAAGGAGGCGTTCATGACACAAGCCGAAGAGCAGCAGATGGAGCTGATGGAGATTCCAGCTCATACAGACCTCAAACAG ATCGCTCCACCGGGAACGCCCTACTTTTACGTGGAGCTGGATACAGGCGAGAAGCTGTTTTATCGCATCAAGAAAAATTTCCCTTTGCAGTTTGGCAG GGAAGTGTTAGCAAGTGAGGCGCTGTTGAACATCCCCATGCGTGCCGACTGGAGAGAGTGCAAGTGTAcaaaagaggaggaagaggatctGGCCAAACAAATGCGCTCGGACTTTGAGCCCTTTGACTTCGCACTCGATGACTAA